One window from the genome of Kaistella carnis encodes:
- the topA gene encoding type I DNA topoisomerase, which produces MSKNLVIVESPAKAKTIQKYLGKDFDVKSSFGHIRDLPKKGMGIDLNTFTPEYEVSVDKKKIVTELKAAVKKVEMVWLASDEDREGEAIAWHLAQELKLKDENSKRIVFHEITKNAILKAIENPRTIDQNLVNAQQARRILDRIVGFEMSPVLWKKVKVGLSAGRVQSVAVRLVVERELEIRNFNSKSTFKLEGVFINNDHHEIAAKLKKDFPKEKEAEEFLTQCKGADFKVLNVETKPGTRTASAPFTTSTLQQEASNRLGYGVTGTMRAAQRLYEEGYITYMRTDSVNLSQDAINGAKAQIISEYGEEYSNPRNYKTKSASAQEAHEAIRPTDFSVKSIGDVQLNKLYQLIYKRTLASQMSNAKIEKTVIEIGNEKLPHHFEAQGEVIVFDGFLKAYGIVKAEDDDEENNEKLLPKVKVGEALDYKKIEATEKFSRPPARYTEAGLVKKLEELGIGRPSTYAPTIQTIQNREYVDKREIIPQEREIMKMTLGKSDLKKEVLTEKFGGDKNKFVPTDIGEVVNEFLTENFAEILDYGFTAKVEQDFDHIANGDENWKEVLQGFYKDFHPRIEDVEENADRATGERILGVDPKTGKNVLTRIGRFGPMVQIGEQDDEEKPVFASLMASQNIATITLEEALELFKIPFDLENFEGQTVTIGVGRFGPYVKWGETFISIPRGEDPLSITQERAEEIIKEKKIADAPIASFKGEPVTKGTGRFGPFIKYQSIFINVPKKYDFENLSQSDINELIEAKLEKEANRYIQQWPEEKISIENARWGPIVKHGKNIFKIPKTSKDEKFTAEELADVSLDEVKKWITAQDKNAFKEKPKKKVVAKKPAAKKAPAKKAAPKKK; this is translated from the coding sequence ATGTCAAAAAATTTAGTGATTGTAGAATCACCGGCTAAAGCCAAAACGATTCAAAAATATTTGGGAAAAGATTTCGACGTGAAATCAAGTTTCGGACACATCCGCGATTTGCCCAAGAAAGGCATGGGGATAGACTTGAATACGTTCACGCCGGAGTACGAAGTTTCTGTAGATAAAAAGAAAATTGTGACCGAATTAAAGGCTGCTGTAAAAAAAGTAGAAATGGTTTGGTTGGCTTCCGATGAGGATCGTGAGGGTGAAGCAATTGCCTGGCATTTGGCGCAGGAACTGAAACTTAAAGATGAAAATTCTAAAAGAATCGTTTTCCATGAAATTACTAAGAATGCTATTTTAAAAGCGATAGAAAATCCGAGAACCATTGATCAGAATTTGGTCAACGCACAACAGGCGCGAAGAATTCTGGATCGAATTGTAGGTTTCGAAATGTCACCGGTTCTTTGGAAAAAAGTAAAAGTGGGATTGTCTGCCGGCCGCGTGCAGTCTGTTGCCGTTAGATTAGTCGTAGAAAGAGAATTGGAAATTAGAAATTTCAACTCAAAATCAACTTTTAAATTAGAAGGTGTTTTCATTAATAATGATCACCACGAAATAGCAGCGAAACTCAAAAAAGATTTTCCGAAAGAAAAAGAAGCAGAGGAGTTCTTAACCCAATGCAAAGGCGCCGATTTCAAAGTGCTGAACGTAGAAACTAAGCCGGGAACGCGTACTGCTTCGGCACCTTTTACAACTTCTACTTTGCAACAGGAAGCCAGTAATCGCTTAGGATATGGCGTGACAGGAACCATGCGTGCCGCCCAGCGGTTGTACGAAGAAGGTTATATCACCTATATGAGAACCGACTCCGTAAATCTTTCTCAGGATGCCATTAATGGAGCAAAAGCGCAAATTATTTCAGAATATGGGGAGGAATATTCTAACCCAAGAAATTATAAAACAAAATCTGCTTCTGCTCAAGAAGCTCACGAGGCGATTCGCCCTACAGATTTTTCGGTGAAAAGTATTGGAGATGTACAACTGAATAAATTATATCAATTAATTTATAAAAGAACTTTGGCTTCCCAAATGTCGAATGCGAAAATTGAAAAAACCGTCATCGAAATAGGAAATGAAAAGCTTCCCCACCATTTTGAAGCGCAAGGCGAAGTGATCGTTTTTGATGGTTTCCTGAAAGCTTACGGAATTGTAAAAGCCGAAGATGACGATGAAGAAAACAATGAAAAATTGTTGCCGAAAGTGAAGGTTGGCGAAGCGCTGGATTATAAAAAAATTGAAGCAACAGAAAAATTCTCACGACCACCTGCACGATATACTGAAGCAGGATTGGTGAAGAAATTAGAAGAGTTGGGAATTGGTAGACCGTCAACTTACGCGCCTACGATTCAAACGATTCAGAATCGCGAGTATGTTGATAAAAGAGAAATAATTCCGCAGGAACGTGAAATCATGAAAATGACTTTGGGTAAATCGGATTTGAAAAAAGAAGTGCTGACCGAGAAATTTGGCGGTGATAAAAATAAGTTTGTGCCGACCGATATTGGGGAGGTAGTAAATGAATTCTTAACTGAAAATTTTGCCGAAATTTTGGATTATGGTTTTACGGCGAAAGTAGAGCAGGATTTTGACCATATTGCAAATGGAGATGAAAATTGGAAAGAAGTATTGCAAGGTTTCTATAAGGATTTTCACCCAAGAATTGAAGATGTAGAAGAAAATGCAGATCGTGCAACAGGTGAACGAATTTTAGGCGTAGATCCGAAAACCGGAAAAAATGTTCTGACCAGGATTGGCAGATTTGGACCGATGGTGCAGATTGGGGAACAGGATGATGAAGAGAAACCGGTTTTTGCCAGTTTAATGGCGTCCCAAAATATTGCGACCATTACTTTGGAAGAAGCATTGGAATTGTTTAAAATTCCGTTTGATTTAGAAAATTTCGAAGGTCAAACCGTGACGATCGGTGTTGGTAGATTTGGTCCTTATGTGAAATGGGGCGAAACATTCATCAGTATTCCGAGAGGCGAAGATCCGCTTTCGATCACGCAGGAAAGAGCGGAAGAAATCATTAAGGAAAAGAAAATTGCAGATGCACCAATTGCCAGTTTTAAAGGCGAACCGGTAACAAAAGGAACGGGTAGATTCGGACCTTTTATTAAATATCAGTCCATCTTTATTAATGTTCCAAAAAAATATGATTTTGAAAATCTTTCTCAAAGTGATATCAATGAATTGATTGAAGCCAAATTAGAAAAAGAAGCCAACCGATATATTCAGCAGTGGCCGGAAGAAAAAATTTCTATCGAAAATGCAAGATGGGGACCTATCGTAAAACATGGAAAAAACATCTTTAAAATTCCGAAGACTTCCAAAGATGAAAAATTTACTGCTGAAGAATTAGCAGACGTATCTTTGGATGAGGTGAAAAAATGGATTACAGCACAGGATAAAAACGCCTTTAAGGAAAAGCCTAAGAAGAAAGTCGTGGCAAAGAAACCGGCGGCAAAAAAAGCACCGGCAAAAAAGGCAGCTCCGAAAAAGAAATAA
- a CDS encoding T9SS type A sorting domain-containing protein, producing the protein MRRIQLFVLCFFTQFFFAQTTSSAKAPNSYIYDIGLAQTHNYGGIEIPVKKAYDMWSEYEYLKSDTKATPIPAGVQSASLYWEDVPGLVQKVEILSASQPSLAKIKVSINNAKGKGNAVVAFKVDGTIYWSWHIWVTDNPENGVNYTQGFETDINGNPISVQYMDRNLGAVSNSFLDDNWQKSGGLMYQWGRKDPFPPLLYKDANFYEISGEVGVLKHKQVDPVNTIPVQIRPFAEIKKNMQYAVQHPITYLVNTENNGNWFSINRYKVVAPSPDYKTWDLWSDNAKGGNSNASSSNTALKNESRSYELKSELDPCPNGWRVPSYYGRETMNNNLSFFGRKNSGVNDDINPDNNQLSPNVVSNTLNGIKVYPGLGMDFTNAQNGARNIGIIPVSGGYVYYPNSAVPQAPVGVLFQDDGANGAVWSATFAYDGARVFSMISDPYRTNTAVGLHAIYNNQTHPSRSGNAVRCMKDPNMALIGDFATAYFASQKEDYRVGLENPNSYIVTDETTIEIPVSKAFSVYNQLLSDHENLPADDLQAKIMWTSNPDLLTKMAIQYDQTDVRNSVIVMSFKEGEKGNAVISLHNGDVDTPAYWSWHVWVTGEDPTLNTVTYTTEQPIEVQYNFVNPTKSKMPPLTTVFMDRNLGALSSDIDSGLANGLHYQWGRKDPMPTFVNNSSVYVLATNTFIPSHEANYKDLGKNINGKDAPNFDFRFNEIGPEDFLYGYTKGYQQYGSKNTVEHLKITENLKYSVQHPMTFLYQPKTGAVYNGGNHYSNDLSLVRDWVDDRRAQADNRWGHADKKSPFDPCPEGWRVPDVSFTNLYTGSKGNSPWYNGYKNDAYGKPGVIQDQWHNITTFYNGQVAGDKGWKFENTIFPIGNFPKDGIRGEVGENEMSYDRSGVWTASMADLHTGYALAMQFQGNQMQTGTGVYPQAGMSVRCAKDDKRLLGTERKQNPKPIKVPKKAEISVSENKGIQLYPNPVIEEFKITTSDAESVEIYDMSGKLVLKTTLKAGAVNASRLNAGLYLVKISMKDRSVVTKKIIKQ; encoded by the coding sequence ATGAGAAGGATTCAACTGTTCGTATTATGTTTTTTCACCCAATTTTTCTTTGCGCAGACTACCAGTTCTGCAAAAGCACCCAACAGCTATATTTATGACATAGGCCTCGCGCAGACCCACAATTATGGTGGTATTGAAATTCCCGTGAAGAAGGCGTATGACATGTGGTCAGAGTACGAATACCTTAAAAGTGATACAAAAGCAACGCCCATTCCTGCCGGAGTTCAAAGTGCTTCTTTGTATTGGGAAGATGTGCCGGGTCTTGTTCAGAAAGTGGAGATTCTTTCAGCGAGCCAACCTTCTTTAGCAAAGATTAAAGTTTCCATTAACAATGCTAAAGGAAAAGGGAATGCTGTTGTTGCATTTAAAGTTGATGGGACCATTTATTGGAGCTGGCATATTTGGGTAACCGATAATCCTGAGAACGGCGTAAACTATACGCAGGGTTTTGAAACGGACATCAATGGTAATCCTATTTCTGTGCAGTATATGGACCGTAATTTGGGTGCAGTAAGCAATAGTTTTTTAGATGATAACTGGCAAAAAAGTGGCGGACTTATGTATCAGTGGGGTAGAAAAGATCCTTTTCCGCCGTTGCTTTACAAAGATGCTAATTTTTATGAAATTTCGGGGGAAGTTGGTGTGCTGAAACACAAACAGGTTGACCCTGTGAATACCATTCCAGTGCAAATAAGACCTTTTGCAGAAATTAAAAAGAATATGCAGTATGCCGTTCAGCATCCTATCACTTATCTCGTGAATACGGAGAACAACGGAAATTGGTTTTCGATTAACCGCTATAAAGTGGTGGCGCCAAGTCCCGACTACAAAACCTGGGATTTGTGGTCAGATAATGCAAAAGGAGGCAACAGCAATGCCAGCAGTTCCAACACCGCGTTAAAAAACGAAAGCCGGTCCTACGAATTGAAATCTGAGTTAGACCCTTGTCCAAACGGATGGCGAGTTCCATCTTATTACGGACGCGAAACCATGAATAACAATCTCTCCTTTTTTGGTCGGAAGAACAGCGGTGTGAATGACGACATCAATCCTGATAACAATCAGCTGTCCCCAAATGTTGTGAGTAATACTTTAAACGGAATTAAAGTGTATCCAGGATTAGGAATGGATTTTACAAATGCACAAAACGGCGCCCGAAACATTGGCATTATCCCGGTCTCTGGAGGTTATGTGTACTATCCAAATTCTGCAGTACCTCAAGCGCCGGTTGGTGTTCTTTTTCAGGATGATGGCGCTAACGGTGCGGTATGGAGCGCAACTTTTGCCTATGATGGTGCCCGTGTTTTTTCCATGATTTCCGATCCTTACCGAACAAATACCGCCGTGGGTTTACACGCTATTTACAATAATCAAACGCATCCTTCAAGATCCGGAAATGCAGTTCGATGTATGAAAGATCCCAATATGGCTTTGATTGGTGATTTTGCTACGGCTTACTTCGCTTCTCAAAAAGAAGATTACCGCGTAGGTCTGGAAAATCCGAATTCCTATATTGTAACGGACGAAACCACGATTGAGATTCCGGTCAGCAAGGCATTCTCTGTTTATAACCAGCTGCTTTCTGATCATGAAAATTTACCTGCCGATGATTTACAGGCAAAAATAATGTGGACTTCAAATCCTGATCTTTTAACAAAAATGGCAATACAGTATGACCAAACCGATGTTCGGAATTCTGTGATTGTCATGTCATTTAAAGAGGGAGAAAAAGGGAATGCGGTAATTTCACTGCACAATGGTGATGTAGACACCCCTGCTTACTGGAGTTGGCACGTTTGGGTAACCGGTGAAGACCCCACGTTAAATACGGTGACGTATACAACAGAGCAGCCGATAGAAGTTCAATATAATTTCGTGAATCCAACAAAAAGTAAAATGCCACCGCTGACAACTGTTTTTATGGATCGCAATTTAGGCGCTTTAAGCAGTGACATTGATTCGGGTTTGGCAAATGGACTGCACTATCAGTGGGGAAGAAAAGATCCTATGCCGACATTTGTCAATAACAGTTCTGTCTATGTACTTGCCACAAATACTTTTATACCAAGTCACGAGGCAAATTATAAAGATTTAGGAAAAAACATTAATGGGAAAGATGCACCAAATTTTGATTTTAGATTTAATGAAATTGGGCCCGAAGATTTTCTTTACGGTTATACCAAAGGTTATCAGCAATATGGATCTAAAAATACAGTAGAACATCTTAAGATAACAGAAAATTTGAAATATTCTGTACAACACCCGATGACTTTTCTTTATCAACCAAAAACGGGCGCCGTTTACAATGGAGGAAACCATTATAGCAATGATCTCAGCCTCGTGCGCGACTGGGTTGATGATCGCCGCGCACAAGCAGATAATCGGTGGGGTCATGCCGACAAAAAATCGCCTTTTGATCCTTGTCCGGAGGGCTGGAGAGTTCCAGATGTATCTTTTACCAATTTATACACGGGTTCTAAAGGAAATTCTCCTTGGTACAATGGGTATAAAAATGATGCCTACGGAAAGCCGGGAGTTATTCAGGATCAGTGGCACAACATCACTACTTTTTACAACGGTCAGGTGGCTGGCGATAAAGGCTGGAAATTTGAAAATACCATTTTTCCTATCGGGAATTTTCCAAAAGATGGAATAAGAGGAGAAGTGGGAGAAAATGAAATGTCGTACGACCGCTCCGGCGTTTGGACAGCCTCTATGGCAGATTTACATACGGGTTATGCTTTGGCGATGCAGTTTCAGGGAAATCAAATGCAGACAGGAACTGGAGTTTATCCACAAGCGGGAATGTCTGTACGATGTGCAAAAGATGATAAACGATTATTGGGAACGGAAAGAAAACAAAATCCAAAACCGATTAAAGTTCCGAAAAAAGCAGAAATTTCAGTGTCCGAAAATAAGGGAATTCAACTTTATCCAAATCCTGTGATAGAAGAATTTAAAATCACAACAAGTGATGCTGAATCTGTTGAAATTTATGATATGAGTGGGAAGTTGGTTTTAAAAACAACCCTGAAAGCAGGAGCGGTTAATGCAAGCCGATTAAATGCCGGACTATACTTAGTCAAAATTTCAATGAAAGACCGATCAGTAGTCACCAAGAAAATAATCAAACAATAA